The Salvia miltiorrhiza cultivar Shanhuang (shh) chromosome 1, IMPLAD_Smil_shh, whole genome shotgun sequence genome has a window encoding:
- the LOC131012458 gene encoding dirigent protein 1-like, whose amino-acid sequence MAKLIINHAILLIFSLFITTQIHVNARDLDDERDDELEANYLCLKNEKLTKIHFYAQDFAGGPNSTVFEMARTNITGDPLLSFGKLLVVDDLLTAGPGLDSKKVGRSQGIVTSADMNTPATALNFNVVFTSGKYNGSTLSIAGRNLVSATVRRLAVIGGTGVFRFARGYAALTSYSFEVGKDLQTYYVVIEYNVYTTFCPM is encoded by the coding sequence atggcAAAGCTCAttatcaatcatgcaattttgcttattttttctttattcataACCACGCAAATTCACGTGAACGCAAGAGATCTTGATGATGaaagggatgatgaactcgagGCCAACTATCTCTGCCTCAAAAACGAAAAGCTCACCAAGATCCACTTCTACGCCCAAGACTTCGCGGGCGGCCCGAACTCGACCGTGTTCGAGATGGCCCGCACCAACATCACGGGCGACCCGCTGCTGTCGTTCGGGAAGCTCCTCGTGGTGGACGACCTCCTCACGGCGGGGCCCGGCCTCGACTCCAAGAAGGTCGGGAGGTCGCAGGGCATTGTGACCTCCGCCGACATGAACACGCCGGCCACGGCGCTCAACTTCAACGTCGTCTTCACGTCGGGGAAGTACAACGGGAGCACGCTCAGCATCGCCGGCCGGAACCTGGTGTCGGCGACGGTGCGCCGCCTGGCGGTCATCGGCGGTACCGGCGTATTCCGGTTCGCGCGCGGCTACGCCGCCCTCACCTCTTACTCGTTCGAAGTCGGAAAAGATTTGCAAACGTACTACGTCGTCATTGAATACAACGTTTACACTACTTTTTGTCCGATGTGA
- the LOC131012473 gene encoding uncharacterized protein LOC131012473, whose translation MANLQSFQVPMLNKSNFDNWSIKMKALLGAHDVWEIVENGYEEPQDEAALSQQQKDRLRDARKRDKKALCLIYQALGDDDFEKISNANTAKEAWEKLQNACKGAEQVKKVRLQTLRGEFESLHMKESESISDYFSRVLAVSNQMKRNGEKLEDVRIMEKILRSLTPKFEHIVVTIEETKNLEEMTIDLLLGSLQAYEEKQKKKQEISEQLLKLQVSPKEKEEGPSNGHGQFGRGRDQGQDRARGRGRGRGRGRGQRGFVNSGERIEFTSGRGRSNLQSRYD comes from the coding sequence atggcgaatttacaatcgtttcaagtccccatgctcaacaagagcaacttcgacaattggagcatcaagatgaaggcgctattgggagcccacgacgtttgggagatcgtggagaacggctacgaggagccgcaggacgaggccgcactatcccaacaacaaaaggatagattgcgagacgcgagaaagagagacaagaaggctctctgtctTATTTATCAGGCGCTAGGGGACGAcgatttcgagaaaatctcAAACGCGAACACCGCCAAAGAAGcatgggagaagctccagaacgcgtgcaaaggagcggagcaagtaaaaaaggtacgacttcaaactttaagaggagagtttgagtctttgcatatgaaagagtccgaatcaatttcggattatttttcaagagtcttggcggtgtctaatcaaatgaaaagaaatggtgaaaaattggaggatgttagaattatggagaaaatattgcgctcactaaccccaaagtttgagcacattgtggtgacgatcgaagaaactaaaaatttggaggagatgacaattgatctcttgttggggtcgttgcaagcatacgaggagaagcaaaagaagaagcaagaaatttcagagcaacttttaaagttgcaagtaagcccgaaagagaaagaagaaggtccGAGCAATGGCCATGGACAGTTCGGGAGAGGACGTGACCAAGGACAAGATCGAGCCAGAGGCCGAGGCCGTGGAcgtggacgtggacgaggaCAAAGAGGCTTCGTCAACAGTGGTGAAAGAATTGAGTTTACAAGTGGTCGGGGAAGGAGCAACCTgcagtcgaggtacgat
- the LOC131012465 gene encoding dirigent protein 1-like gives MAKINISYPILVVIFTLLISTHTNAVNAKKYLDEDELCLKREKLAKIFFHAHDIAGGPNGTVYEIARASITTDDLFSFGRVQVFDGVMTEGPNRSSAVLGKVQGILTSADMKTTAMAMSFNVVFTTGEFNGSTVSVAGRNPVLEPLRRLAVVGGTGAFRFTRGYINVQTYSTSFVDSVFFANFMYTIHATYCPTKM, from the coding sequence ATGGCAAAGATCAATATTAGTTACCCAATTTTGGTCGTAATTTTCACTTTATTAATATCCACGCACACTAACGCCGTTAACGCTAAGAAATACTTGGATGAAGACGAGCTCTGCCTGAAGCGCGAGAAGCTGGCCAAGATTTTCTTCCACGCCCACGACATTGCCGGCGGCCCTAACGGCACCGTTTACGAGATCGCCCGCGCCTCCATTACCACCGACGACCTGTTCTCGTTCGGGAGGGTGCAGGTGTTTGACGGCGTGATGACGGAGGGGCCCAACCGGAGCTCGGCGGTGCTCGGCAAGGTGCAGGGCATCCTGACCTCCGCCGACATGAAGACGACGGCGATGGCGATGAGCTTCAACGTCGTCTTCACGACGGGGGAGTTCAACGGGAGCACCGTCAGCGTGGCCGGGCGGAACCCGGTGCTGGAGCCGCTGCGCCGGTTGGCCGTGGTGGGTGGGACCGGGGCCTTCCGCTTCACACGTGGCTACATCAACGTGCAGACTTACTCCACAAGTTTCGTGGATTCGGTGTTCTTTGCGAATTTCATGTACACCATTCACGCCACTTATTGTCCCACCAAAATGTGA